The Impatiens glandulifera chromosome 3, dImpGla2.1, whole genome shotgun sequence genome contains a region encoding:
- the LOC124932310 gene encoding probable serine/threonine-protein kinase abkC, with the protein MSRFLSLGNIRKAAHSVRVNPLALYCEGKNYTGLSSPHYRFYSQYISPNSIHASSSVQRVENIFYRTTFAWRRLAQITPKYSINVNKIAQAVSLALTRSYMVVPGIFALTCGNIALTKSSAELDPFHSSDSLYTHAENGHIFIASLLFSVYEGVILLLRAIHLTILFTPFIVMSPFANSFGLSFRKVWLSTLHLTLERAGPAFIKWGQWAATRPDLFPQDLCSELSKLHMKAPEHSFSHTKKTVEKAFGRKLSDMFDHFEEAPVASGSIAQVHRATLRYRYKGREMKPMVVAVKVRHPGVGETIKRDFDIINIVAKGSTFVPTLKWLRLDESVQQFATFMMSQVDLAREAAHLSRFIYNFRSWKNVSFPRPVYPLVHPAVLVESFEQGECVSYYIDEVQGHDRLKSSLAHIGTHALLKMLLVDNFIHADMHPGNILVRVPENKPARRRLFKTKPHVIFLDVGMTAELSKSDRVNLLEFFKAVARRDGTTAAESTLKLSKQQNCPNPEAFIKEVKDSFDFWGSKEGDIVHPADCMHQLLEQVRRHKVNIDGNVCTAMVTTLVLEGWQRKLDPDYNIMHTLQSILLKADWAKSLSYTIEGIMAP; encoded by the exons ATGTCCAG GTTTTTGTCGCTTGGGAATATAAGGAAAGCTGCTCACTCCGTTCGTGTAAACCCTCTGGCCTTGTACTGTGAAGGAAAGAATTATACTGGATTAAGTTCTCCTCATTATAGATTTTACTCTCAGTATATCTCCCCTAACTCTATACATGCATCATCTTCTGTACAAAGAGTCGAAAACATCTTTTACAGGACCACTTTTGCTTGGAGGAGGCTAGCACAGATAACCCCTAAATATTCAATCAATGTAAATAAGATTGCCCAAGCAGTTAGTTTGGCCCTTACCCGATCTTATATGGTTGTTCCTGGCATATTCGCCCTCACATGTGGTAATATAGCCTTAACAAAGTCCTCGGCTGAGTTAGATCCGTTCCATTCTAGCGATAGCTTATACACACATGCTGAAAATGGACACATCTTCATTGCATCGTTATTGTTTTCTGTTTATGAAGGAGTTATCTTATTGCTTAGAGCTATTCACTTGACAATTTTGTTCACACCTTTCATAGTGATGTCTCCCTTTGCAAATTCTTTTGGGCTTTCGTTTCGAAAAGTATGGCTTTCGACATTGCATCTAACACTTGAAAGAGCTGGCCCAGCATTCATAAAATGGGGTCAATGGGCTGCTACAAGACCAGATCTTTTCCCACAGGATCTATGCTCTGAATTGTCTAAGCTTCACATGAAGGCCCCTGAACATAGTTTCTCTCACACAAAAAAAACAGTTGAAAAAGCTTTCGGACGTAAGCTTTCTGATATGTTTGACCATTTTGAAGAGGCACCTGTAGCATCAGGCAGCATTGCTCAAGTTCATCGAGCCACTTTAAGGTATCGTTACAAGGGTCGAGAGATGAAGCCGATGGTGGTAGCGGTTAAAGTCAGGCATCCTGGAGTTGGCGAAACAATCAAACGGGACTTTGACATAATTAATATAGTAGCCAAGGGCTCAACATTTGTTCCTACACTTAAATGGTTAAGATTGGACGAGAGTGTACAGCAGTTTGCTACTTTTATGATGTCTCAAGTTGATCTTGCTCGTGAGGCTGCACATTTGAGTCGATTCATTTACAATTTCCGTAGTTGGAAGAATGTCTCTTTTCCGAGGCCAGTTTATCCGCTTGTGCATCCGGctgttttagttgaatcttttGAACAAGGGGAATGTGTTTCGTACTATATTGATGAAGTACAAGGGCATGACCGTCTAAAAAGTTCTCTTGCTCACATCGGAACTCATGCTCTTCTGAAGATGCTTTTG GTGGACAACTTTATCCATGCAGATATGCATCCTGGTAATATCCTAGTCCGTGTGCCTGAAAACAAGCCTGCGAGGAGAAGACTGTTCAAAACAAAGCCTCATGTGATTTTTCTTGATGTGGGCATGACTGCTGAACTTTCTAAGAGTGATCGGGTGAATTTACTTGAATTCTTCAAGGCTGTTGCCCGTAGGGATGGAACAACTGCAGCAGAATCAACTCTCAAATTATCTAAGCAGCAGAATTGCCCCAATCCAGAGGCTTTCATAAAG GAGGTGAAAGATTCATTTGATTTCTGGGGATCAAAAGAAGGTGATATAGTCCATCCTGCTGATTGTATGCATCAGCTACTTGAGCAAGTTAGGCGTCATAAAGTTAATATTGATGGAAATGTCTGCACCGCCATGGTTACCACATTGGTCCTTGAG GGTTGGCAAAGGAAGCTTGATCCGGACTACAATATTATGCATACATTGCAATCTATCCTTCTTAAAGCTGACTGGGCAAAATCCCTTTCCTACACAATCGAAGGAATCATGGCACCATAA